Within the Chlorocebus sabaeus isolate Y175 chromosome 19, mChlSab1.0.hap1, whole genome shotgun sequence genome, the region CTATTTTTGGCAGCTTTCTTTGAGCAGAGTTTTAGGATTGTGGCTGAATGACTCTAGCTGTACTATAATGATACAGTGTCATAAAAAATTCTCCTGCCTTTCTGTATTTGGAAACACATCATCTGTAAtgattcctttttattctgtctcatccctTTTAGGTCCCCAGAAGTATGTGTAGTGGTTAGAAAAAGCTCTTTATAGTCATGGTCCTTAGTAAAGTTGGCTGAATCACGGTGACCAACTCCTGGCTAATTAATGGTGGTAGCAGAGAGCAGTGTGATAATAGTGCAGAGAGCTTTAACAATTCAAATCGCTCACATGCACATACTTGGGGCTTGCAACAGCTTCCTGAGAACGCAGAGATAGGATTTAGTATCCCGTTTCATAGagaaggaaaccaaggcttaggTGAAATTACTCACCAAAGGCTGCAGAGAAAGGAAGTGAGCAGAATGCGTGTCTTTGGCAGAGCTGGTGTCCATGCCTGCGCACTCTGGCTTGCGGCCCACACAGTTCTTTGCTCTGCAAGATGCTGCACAGGTCACTCTCCCACTGGTTTTCCCTGTTGTTCCTGAGAAATGGGCTTTGGTAATACCTCTGAAGCCATAGGACATCTCAGCAGGATTCTGCATGTTAGAGCAGCTGTCACAGACCCTGACCTCCTGGAGGGCGGCATGTCCACAATTGGCTCCTAATTCCCTCCTGGCTCCTAGATGTCCGCACTCTTTAGCCTCAAGGATGAATTGAATCAAATGGAAACATTTCAGTGGAAGATGCCTAagaagctgcttccacattttcagttgtTCCTCCTCAAAATTCTCAGAGGTAAACAAATTGTGTTTACCTTTTCCTTCTATCATCAGTGTAGCCGCCACCTCTGTCACACCTGGACAGAGGTAGAGGAGGAAGCAAGAAGGCTAGGAGGACAGCCTGGAATTGGAAATAGGCCTTCACATTCATGAGCAAAAATAAAACGATTCCCTGAATTTTGTGAAATAAGAAACCTGACTAGAAAGTACAATGAAATTGTGCTTGGTAATTCGCCAGCTTATAGAGAGAGACAAACAAAACCTGCTAACATCTGAGTGGTACAAATGTCCAGAATTGATGAGACAAGTGGAGCCATCTGTCCACTGGGAAATCAGAAAATACCCATGTCATGGGATGGTGGGGTCCGTGCCAGGCTTCCAGCCTCACACGAGTGAGCTGACCAAATGGAGTGGCACCGAGGCATTGGAGCGGGGATCCAGTCGAGAGCACAGCCCAGAAAGAGTGCCCAGAAAGCTCAAGGCTTGGCCAAACCAGGGTCAAGTTAACATTAGAAAAAGAGACAGCAGGCCagcgcggtggctaacgcctataatcccagcactttggaaggccaaggtgggcagatcacaaggtcaggagatcgataccatcctcgctaacacggtgaaaccccatctctactaaaaatacaaaaaaaatgttagccaggtttggtggcacttgtagtcccagctactcgggaggctgaggcaggagaatggcgtgaacccaggaggtggagcttgcagtgagccgagatcgcaccactgcactccagcctgggtaacagagcgagactccgtctcaaaaaaaaaaaaaaaagaaaaagaaaaagagacagcaaAGGGAAGAGCATATACTTGATTTGTCTCGCTTCTAGGAAGATAGGAGCTGTCCCAGTGGACAGTTGATGTATGCTTGTCAGTGCTTCCTGTGTGCCCATGAGGAATTGGATGAATAAGGGGTTCAGAGTGCCCACACTGAGAGCCGGGCCTGGATTCACACCCCAGCTCTGTCGCTAACGAGCTAAGTGACCTCAGGCCAGCGACTGACCAGCTTCATGCCTCTGTCCCTATAGGACCTAACTCCTGGGGTTGTTGGATGACAAGGTGTGTAAATGCATGTGGAACACCGACAGGCAGGACAGTGACAGCCATCACGTGTCATTACCTGCCTGTTAGTTACTGTGCTCGGCACCTTTGGGTTCCATGACCGTGCAGTGAAAGTAAATTTGTTTGGAAATGTAAGAAATGCTGGAATGACATTATTTTGCTGTATTTGTCTAATATAAATCATTAAAAAGGGCTTAACAACCTGGTGATTTGTATTCGCTTATGTCAGTACTTCTGAGATAAAAAAACCTTTGAATTATGAGATAAATTGGGTCGAAGATGAAAGAGAAATGCCTGGATTGCCAGCAGTGCTCCCAGTCATCTTGGGTCCAGGCCCGTCTCTTTAGAAGCCCCGTCAGTTAGGGAACAGCCGTGTACTGAGTGCCTGCCCGGTGCTTGGCACTGTCTCAGCTTTACAGACACTGTTTCACTGAATTCTCATAACGGCCTCATGAGATGGATGTGACTGTCCCGGCGTTAATGGTGAGGAGTCTGGGGCCCAGGGCCATACTGCTGGTGAGTGAGTGTACCAGCAGCAGCACCCAAGCCTCCCAGCTGCTGGGCCAGCAGGACAGGACCCAGTGGTCCAAGAAGGAGTAGGAAAGAACAACCAGGGAGCCTGGTGTGCCAGGGAGGGCACAAAGCAGCACCGTGCCCATTGCCCTGAAGATCAGGGCTGCAGAGTGGCCCCCTCGCTTGCCAGTAAGCCCAGACTGTCAGTGGTGACCTGAACATTTCCCTTCCTAAGCACAGCTTCTGGGAAGAAACGCCCGTGTCTGTAGCGGGAGGGAAGGCCCGTGTCCCCGTGTCTGAAGCGGGAGGGAAGGCCCGTGTCTGGAGCGGGAGGGAAGGCCCGTGTGTGTAGTGATAAGGAAGGCTCATGTATGTAGTGAGAAGGAAGGCTCATGTATGTAGTGGGTACGCAGGGAAGCTACATTTGCTCACTGCCAGCTCAAGGCTCCATCTCGCAAGCCTGGCCCACAGTCAGTATTTGTCTTCATAACGACAGTGTGGGCTTGCAGCATCATACCAGTGTGTTCTTAACCAGGTCCCAGCATCTCGTGTTGACTCATCCTCCCGTCTGCAGACTTGCTGGCCATTTGGAAAAGGGTGCGGAGGAGTTAAGATGGGGAGGTGTCAGATTGTTACTGAGACATTTCTAATTTGTGATGTATGGTTTTGAAGCCAActcttttcttctggtttttcctgttttctacaGCACCCCCCGGGGAAAGACATTTTTCTGCTCCCACCAAGTTGGCAGGGCCTGCTTCCTGAATCTCCTGGGCGTGTCTTAATTGCCAGTCCCAGCACCTCCTGAGAGCCCCACTCTCTCCTCCAGCGGTCACAGTGGAAGGATCATGGGagaaacagaagggaagaaagatgAGGCTGATTATAAGCGACTGCAGACCTTCCCTCTGGTCAGGGTAAGCcccaggggagggaggcaggactgCTGACGGGGCCCACACAGCCTGGAGAGAGGTGGGTGGGGCTTGTCCCTTGCAGGATGGCAGTGGGAGGAAGTTAAGAAGGCCTCTGCTGGCTCAGACCTAGACATCTTGGAGTTGACAGTGATtcattgtttcattcattcattcattcaccaagtaTTAGGCCACCTGCTATATGCCGGGCACTGTTCAAGGCACTGTGGGGATGGCGAATGAGACAGGCGAAGGCCTGGCCCACGTGAAAGACATGTTTAAAGAGCAtgattaatcccagcactttgggaggccgagacaggtggatcacgaggtcaggagatcgagaccatcctggctaacacggtgaaaccccgtctctactaaaaaatacaaaaaactagccaggcgaggtggcgggcgcctgtagtcccagctacttgggaggctgaggcaggagaatggcgtaaacccgggaggcggagcttgcagagagctgagatccggccactgtactccagcctgggcgacagagcaagattccgtctcaaaaaaaaaaaaaaacagcataattGTAGGCAGTAAGTGCTATAATGAAAAATGAAGCAGGTGGAAGGGGCTGGAGAGCCGAGGTTAGCTTCTGGAGAGGTTTCACAGAtcagagacctgaagacagagaGCAAACCTCACAAAGACCTGGGAAAGAATATGCTAAGCcggggaaacagaggcacaggaaGCCTGGGATAGGAATGAACTTGGCATTttggaggcacagagagaaggCCAGCATGGCTGGAATGGAGTGCTGAGAGGGGTGGCGGGACGTAACCACCGGTGGGGCCAGACCCCACAGGCCTGCCCAGCCACAGTGAAGAGTGTGGTGAGAACTATGGGTTCTGTCCTGAATCGAAGGGGGAGCagtgaagggttttaagcaggggagtGATGAGATCTGTTTGGTTTTCAAAAGCTCACTCCAGCTGTTGTGAGCAGAGTGGATTTGGGGATGCCAGACCAGAAGTGAGGAGACCAGCGAGGAGGCCACTGCAGAGGCCCAGAGCGATGAGGGTGGCTGGGTGCGGCTCGCGGCGCAGACTGTGAGATGCGGTCGGGTTCAGGGTGTTCCATAAGTGCAGAGGCCGAAGGACCTGCCGCCAAATTGGAGACTGGGTGTGGGAACAAGAGAGTCCAGGGTGGCTGCTAGAGTCTGTCTTTTCCTGAgtattgggagaaaaaaatggtaTCAATTACCAGGAAAAGGAAGATGGAAGAAGATGGGTTTGTGGGAATCAAGTTATTTTTAGACATCTAAGTGAGGTTATCAAGTGGCCAGTTGGACAGAGTAGTCAGGAGCCCAAAGAAGAGGTTAGAGCTAGGGGTAGAAGTGTGGGAGCCCTCGCATAGAGAGGACACAGAGACGCATGGAACACACAAGACCCCAGAGATGGAGTCACTGGAGACAGGAGAGTGGAGGTGGGGCCCAGGGCCCTCCAGGAtctgggaggaagaaggaaatccAGCAGATCACTGGAGAAGGAGCAGAGGGAAAGGCCGGAGGAAAACCAGGGGCCCCAGAGAGCGCCCAGTGGCTTCTGCAGGCCTCCGGCGTGAGATTCCATCGGAATGTACTTCCATAGCCAGCATTCCCTCTGCCCTCAGCCAGCCTTCTGCCCATGTCTGTTGGCTGGAGCCTGGTGCTGGCTTCGCACCCTTGCAGAGAGCCTGGGCTTGAGAGCCCACACGGCCCAGCTCCATACCACACCTTTGCCCCAGCTGCAGGCCCTCAGTCAGGAGATGGGTCACCTGCCCAGGGCTGGGCCAGGGAGGCTACCTGCTGTCCATGCCTTAAGCTTGGGACAGAGAGGCCAGCCAGGAAGGCCAGGTCACGGGCTAAGCCTGTCTCTTGTTTGTCACCCCTGCCCTGTCTCTAGCACTCGGACATGCCAGAGGAGATGCGCGTGGAGACCATGGAACTATGTGTCACAGCCTGTGAGAAATTCTCCAACAACAACGAGGTATTGCCAGCAGTGCAGGCGGCCCCTCGTGCCTTTGGTGGCCCCTGTGGGTGAATAGAATGGCCCCTGTTGCCTGCAGTCAGCTCCAGAGAGTACTGCCAGTATAAGGCCAGAGCCTTCCTTGGAAGCGTTCAGTCTGGGGAAAGTCATTGAGTGAGAGGCTGGTGCTGACTCCAGGCACTGACGGTCACACCCAGCCCTAGAggagcaaagccacaggggtCTCCGTGACACCCCTGCCCGTGTTCCCTGCCTCAGGTGGGCTGCCGAATAGGTCACCTTTCCCCGTGGTTCCATCCCAGTGGTGAACAGAGGCCTGCCTAGGCatccattcatgtattcattcatccattcaaaaaGGTGTTGAACAGgtgctgttctaggtgctggggatacggCCAGCAGGCATCAACGCAGGAAGGCCATTCATCAATCTGGTGGGGAGAGCGAGAAGTCAGTGTTGCAGCAACCGGTGGGGAGGCAAGACACTGGCCAGTGGGAGCCCAGGCTTTGGGTCGGCCAGGCCCAGGTTCAGGTCCTGGCTTCAGCCCTTCCCAGCTGTGCCCTTGAATAAGCCATTTCTCAACTCTGAGTGCAGTTTCCTAGTCCTTAAATGGAGGGTGGTGATGGTGCCTCCTCACTGGGCCAGTCGTGAGGGCGTATTTATGAGACAATGGGGACAGAGTGCCCAGTGTGGCACCTGGCATGGTGGGAGGCACTGTTGGTGTACCTCAGGCGCCTGCGCCTGGACTCGCCCTGCTGAACGGGGTTTCCTGCCCCTCTAGACCTCCTCACATGGGGGGCACATCTTGGAAGTGCAGGCACAGGAAGAAGTTGGCTGTGGCCATGACTAGGGGAGCAGTCAGCCCCTCCCCAGAGCCCACTGAACGCATTAGGTACCTCACAGTCTGCAGGGTGCCAGGTCTGTCCATTCAGTTGGTCCTGAGACTGCCTGGTGCCCTGCTTGTCCGGGTTACATCTGAGGGAGGTGGCACTGGCCCGGGAAGCCCGCACTAAGTGCACAGCCAGGACGTGGCCCCAGGCTGTCTGCAGACCTGATGCttgccttcctgcctcagccagttTCTTCTTGACTGCTGAGGTGATGTCTAGTTTTCTGTGCCTGTGTAATAGACCTGGCAGGAGGTGGCCTGTGTGGAAATCCTTTCTGAAGCAGGAGGACAACAGAAATAGGACAGCAGGTCTTTCTGTTGCCAAGACCTCGGTGCCAGCCTTCTCCTTCCTGGAGAAGGACCTGAGTCCTGCCCCGTCCTCCCCTGCGCCCCCCTGATGAGCGCCCTCTTCCTTCCAGAGCGCCGCCAAGATGATCAAGGAGACGATGGACAAGAAGTTCGGCTCCTCCTGGCACGTGGTGATCGGCGAGGGCTTCGGGTTTGAGATCACCCACGAGGTGAAGAACCTCCTCTACCTGTACTTCGGGGGCACCCTGGCTGTGTGCGTCTGGAAGTGCTCCTGACACTCTGTCCCCTGCCCCGTCCCCTGCAGGGCCTTTTCCTGCCACTCATCTGTAGGGGGGAGCAGTCCCAGGCGGGTCCCGGTTTCTCCAAGGAGAGTTGGGATCTTTTCTGTTTGTCCTTGTGTACCAGTTTCCTGAGCCACACCCAGTGTGTGAACTTGACATCTCCATCCCCAGGCTCTCAGTCATCTCCCTCAGAGTCTCAGGGTGTAGACGGGGCAGCAGGCATTGGTCTGTGTGGAAAACACGGTGGGGCGGTGTGACAGGGTAGAGGAGGTGGGAGATGAGATTTTCCACACAGGAACGCACCAGTCCCCCCTTTCTCGAGGGCTGCTTTCCCCTTGCATCCTGGGAGCCCCACTGCCCTGCCATCCCCAGTACTCCCGGGAAGTGTCTGCCATCTTTGTCGTTGGTGGCCATACGAAAATGGCCCAAAGAAGGAGACGATTCTTTCAAGGGACACAGGCAGCTTCTCTCCTTGTCCTCTGGGAAGGTGCTGACCCCGCAGAAACCCCTTCCCCCCAACTTGACCCCAGGCTGAACAGACCACTGCATCTCACTGGGCCGGCAGccacccagcccccagccttGGTAGGGACCAAGCAGCCTTTCCCGTCCCCTCCTCGACCCGCGCAGTTGAGAGCCAGGGGCTGTTGTGTGGGAGCTGCTACCTGGCAGTTTCTCGAGGGGTCACCGAGCCTCTGGTGGGACACCTGGGCAGGAGTGCTCTCACCACGAGGCTGCTTCCGCAGGGAACCCTGGCCTGCCCGCGACTTCGCATCAGGGACCGCATGCTGATTTGTACTGCTCTCTGCTGGGTTTTCTATGTTCTTTTTGAGTGTGGGAGAAAAGTTTTAGTAGAAGGGTGAATCGTATTTTACACAGCGgtcttatttatataaatgtcttggtttttacaattaaaattacCAAAAACTGACCTCATTCAACAGTCTCTTGATGTTAGGGGAAGGTGTGATCAGTATCCTCAGGCTCAGGTACCTAGAGATGTTTCTGGCTAACCTGTGAGGCTGCTGGAAGCCCCTGGCCCAGGCATAGCCCCACCAGATCCAGCCCGGCCCCTGTCACCATTAGGTCACTGAGGTTGGGGGCCAAGTGCAGCTGGATGGGGCCACACGGACACTGAGATACTCTTGGCAGCTGGACTGAGCTACACTAAAGATGTTTTCAGGCCCGTAGAATTTCACTCAGTTCAACAGATGCTTATTCAGCAGCCACCGAGGGTCAGGCCCCAGGAGCTGAGGATACGAAGACAGAAGCCACA harbors:
- the DNAL4 gene encoding dynein axonemal light chain 4, which codes for MGETEGKKDEADYKRLQTFPLVRHSDMPEEMRVETMELCVTACEKFSNNNESAAKMIKETMDKKFGSSWHVVIGEGFGFEITHEVKNLLYLYFGGTLAVCVWKCS